The window ACCAATTTTCCGCAGCCGCTCCAAATTGGCGGATCATTCAAGGCGCTAGGCTACTGAGGTATCAATGTCAGATAATGAATTCATAGTAAAAATGCTTGAGGATGCCGCAGAGCTAAGGAAAGGTGTATTTGAATTCCAAGGCTTTGAACGCGAGTTTCTTCTATACCAAGAACAATTACTAAGAGAATATGAAAAGTCCTCTGGTTTAAAGCATCCGGGAAATCGTGGTGATGCCCGAGAAGATTATCTGCGAAATTTTTTCTCTGCTTATGGCTTGATACCACAGAAATATGGGATTTCCTCTTCTAGTGGTCGAGTTGTATCAAGTTCTGGTCACCACAGCGAAGAGCTAGATTTATTGTTCTACGACCAATCAAATAGCATTTCTCTTTTGAAATATCAAAGCTCAGAGTTCTACCCTGTGGAACACGTCCATGGTGTCATTCAAGTAAAATCCTGCTTTAGAAACAAAAAAACAGTTAAAGATGGATTAAGAAATATCGCATCATTTAAAAAGCTAAAGAAATCAGGAAAAGCAATACAGAAAATAAACGGCTTAACTATTGAGTCACCCTCGACAAGAGGGTTCGGAATTTTATTTGCATATAAATCATCACTTAAGTGGTTAACGGTCATAAATGCTATTAAAGAGTTTATGGCTGAAGCGCCAAGTACCGAATGGCCTAATGCGGTTGTGATTCTAGATGAAGGCCTTATTGTTCCATTTGATGGGAGTCGAGGCTGCTTTCAAACACCTGATATAGATAAGCTGACTTCAACAGAAATCATTGGACGTCCAAATAATGGCGACTGTCTGCTCAGTTTCTATTCCATGCTAATGGAAATGCTGGACAATACTACGCTTGGTGGATTTCAGCTTTCTAACTACATCAGACTACCTCTTTTATCAGGGGACATTTCTTATAATTTCTCTTATGGCCCATTTGCAGAAGTTGGCAATTGTGAAAAACACGGGCAATACCTTAGGGAAATATCACAGGAAGCCTTAAAGAAAATTATTGATACTTGTGATGGTCAAGACACTATTAACTGGATCAAGGCGCTTGATATAGCGTACGGCAGACCTGATGATAATATTGAGGCATATGAACGTCAGCCTGGTGAAGTACACATATATAACCCAGATGACGAGGAATTAAAGGATATTCTTGTATTTCCAAATGAGCCACATGGTCTTGCCTATGATTCAGTATCAATCGAAGGCAAAACATACTGGGTACCGTACGCGTATAGCATTAGAGATAACTTAGTTGTAATAGAGTGCCCAAAATGCAAAAAAGCCTAACAAATCAATTAACTTCGCACCTTCGGCGCCGGAGAGCCTAACACGTGCCGGTTATTGAGGCTCCAATGTCCGCTCTTGGCACTTAACAGCCAGTCATTGGAATATAGAAGCCTTACTCAATATTAAGATATTTATGCATCTGCACCGACAAGCGCCAGTTGCGCTCAATGCAGGTTTGCATGGCAAGCTCAGTGGCGCGTGGGCGCTGGCTTATTGGCTGTAGGCAAATAATTGCGTCAGCTTTGGGTGGGCAACGTTTTAGCAGTGAGTCTAAAGCGTCTATGTGTTTTTGCATGGCAACCGGGTGTTTTATTTCGTTAGCGCGCGCCATGCAGTCTGGCCGCACCAGGTAGCCGCCTGGCATATCCAACTTAGGCGACACCGTTACCCAGGTGTTGTTGGTCACTTTTAGCTCGAAGGTGCCGCTGGTTTCAATTTGCAGCTGGTAGCCTTTAGCTTCTAAGGCTTCGCCTAGCGGCAGCAAGTCGAACATAGCGGGCTCGCCGCCGGTTATTACCACGTGTTTGGCAGCGTAACCTTCTTGCTCAAAGCGTTTGACTATGTCT is drawn from Idiomarina piscisalsi and contains these coding sequences:
- a CDS encoding DUF6602 domain-containing protein — protein: MSDNEFIVKMLEDAAELRKGVFEFQGFEREFLLYQEQLLREYEKSSGLKHPGNRGDAREDYLRNFFSAYGLIPQKYGISSSSGRVVSSSGHHSEELDLLFYDQSNSISLLKYQSSEFYPVEHVHGVIQVKSCFRNKKTVKDGLRNIASFKKLKKSGKAIQKINGLTIESPSTRGFGILFAYKSSLKWLTVINAIKEFMAEAPSTEWPNAVVILDEGLIVPFDGSRGCFQTPDIDKLTSTEIIGRPNNGDCLLSFYSMLMEMLDNTTLGGFQLSNYIRLPLLSGDISYNFSYGPFAEVGNCEKHGQYLREISQEALKKIIDTCDGQDTINWIKALDIAYGRPDDNIEAYERQPGEVHIYNPDDEELKDILVFPNEPHGLAYDSVSIEGKTYWVPYAYSIRDNLVVIECPKCKKA
- the queE gene encoding 7-carboxy-7-deazaguanine synthase QueE, whose protein sequence is MSYRINEIFETLQGEGTFTGVPSIFVRLQGCPVGCPWCDTQHTWETNDSDNVSADEMMAKTEASSKWAEMTAEDIVKRFEQEGYAAKHVVITGGEPAMFDLLPLGEALEAKGYQLQIETSGTFELKVTNNTWVTVSPKLDMPGGYLVRPDCMARANEIKHPVAMQKHIDALDSLLKRCPPKADAIICLQPISQRPRATELAMQTCIERNWRLSVQMHKYLNIE